Within Phycisphaerales bacterium, the genomic segment TCGACGCGCACGGCCACCGCCGCAAGCTCGTCATCTTCACCGAACACCGCGACACGTTGAACTACCTTGCAGAGAGGATCGGAGCGCTGATCGGCAAGCCCGAGGCCGTCGTCATCATCCACGGCGGCATCGGTCGGGAGGAACGCCGCAAGGCGCAGGAATCCTTCACGCAGGACAAGGAGGTCGAGATCCTTGTCGCCACCGACGCCGCTGGCGAAGGCATCAACCTTCAGCGCGCCCACCTGATGGTCAACTACGACCTACCGTGGAACCCGAACCGACTCGAACAGCGCTTCGGCCGCATCCACCGCATCGGCCAGACCGAGGTCTGCCACCTGTGGAACCTCGTCGCCAAGGACACCCGTGAGGGGGAGGTCTACTACCGGCTTCTGGAAAAGCTGGACGAGGAGCGCAATGCACTCGGTGGCCAGGTGTTCGATGTTCTCGGTCAAGTGACCTTCGAGGACAAGCCGCTCCGCCAACTGTTGCTCGAAGCCATCCGCTACGGCGACCAGCCCGAAGTCCGAGCCAGGCTGTATCAGGTCGTGGACAAGGCCCTCGACCGGCAGCACCTTCGCGAGTTGGTCGAGGGGCGCGCGCTGACTCACGATGCGATGGACGTGTCGAAGGTCCGACAGATTCGCGAGGACATGGAGCGGGCCGAAGCCCGCCGGCTGCAACCGCACTTCATCGCCGCATTCTTCCTTGAAGCGTTCAAACTGCTCGGCGGAGCGATCCACGAGCGCGAGGCAAAGCGCTACGAGATCAAGCATGTGCCGGCCGTCATCCGCACCCGCGACCGAGAGATCGGCCGCGGTGACACTGTCCTCTCCCGTTACGAACGCATCACGTTCGAGAAGGCACTCATCAGCGTTCCCGGCAAGCCGCTGGCCGCGTTCGTGTGCCCCGGCCATCCGCTGTTGGACGCCACGCTTGACCTCGTGATCGAGCGACACCGCGACTTGCTCAAGCGCGGCGCCATCCTCATCGACGAAACCGACGCCGGCGAGCAGCCGCGGACATTGCTCTACCTGGAGCACGCCATTCAGGACGCCCGCACCGACCGCGCCGGCAACCGCCGCGTCGTCTCCAAGCGCTTGCAGTTCGTTGAGATCGACGCCGACGGAAATGCCGCGAACGCCGGCCCGGCCCCGTATCTCGACTACCGGCCGCCCACCGAGGACGAGGCCAGTGCGATCGCACAGGTGCCGCTCCCCGATTGGGTCCGTGGCGACCTCGAATCGCGGGCGATGGAGCACGCCGCGATTCACATGGTTCCTCAGCACCTTGACGAACTCCGGCGGCGCAAGGAGGAACTCCTCGACAAGACCAAGGCCGCGGTGCAGGACCGGCTCACCAAGGAGATCAACTACTGGGACCACCGTGCGGCGCAGCTCAAGGACCAGGAACTCGCCGGCAAGGTCAACGCCAAGCTCAACTCTGGGCTGGCGAGGCAGCGGGCGGACGAACTGACCGCCCGCTTGCAGAAGCGTCTCACCGAGATCGAGCAGGAGCGCAAGCTCGCGGCCTTGCCGCCGGTGGTGCTCGGCGGCGCGCTCGTCGTCCCCGTCGGCCTGCTGCGCCGGCTACGAGGGGAACCCGCTGATACTCCTTCGGAATTCGCGATCGACACCGAGCGATCGGAACGGTTGGCGATGGACGCCGTGGCGGAGATCGAGCGCCGGCTCGGCTTCGTCCCGCGAGATGTGAGCGCGCAGAACCTCGGCTACGACATCGAATCAGCCATTCCCGGCACGGGCCTGCTGCGGTTCCTCGAGGTCAAAGGCCGCGTGCAGGGCGCGAAGACCGTCACCATCACCAAGAACGAAATCCTCACCGCACTGAACAAGCCGGACGAGTTCATTCTCGCCATCGCCGTCATCGACGGCGACCGGGCCGACGTGCGATATGTCCGCAGGCCCTTCGAGAAGGAACCGGACTTCAAGGCCACCAGCGTCAACTACGACCTGTCGGCGCTCCTGGCGCAAGCGGAGGCGCCGGCATGACCGTCACCCTCCAGCAATTGCAGCAGTGGCTCACGAGCCGTGAGAACGAGCACCTTGAGTTCAAGGAGGCCAAGAGCAACTTCCACTTCGACAAGCTCGTCAAATACTGCGCCGCGCTCGCCAACGAAGGCGGCGGCTCCATCGTGCTGGGCGTGACGGACAAACGCCCCCGCAAGGTCGTGGGAAGCCGCGTCTTCACGGAACTGGAACGAACCAAGGCCGGGTTGATCGAACGGCTCCGGCTTCGCATCGATGGCTACGAGATCGCGCACCCTGACGGCCGCGTCGTGGTCTTCACCGCGCCATCGCGCCCCATTGGCGTACCGATTTCCGTCGAGGGCGCGTATTGGATGCGGGCCGGCGAAGACCTTGCCCCGATGACGCCGGACATGCTCCGCCGCATCTTCGACGAGGCCGGCCCGGATTACTCGGCCGAGGTCTGCCGCGGCGCGACGCTCGCCGACCTCGAGCCTGCCGCGATAACGGCATTCCGCACCCGCTGGGCCAGGCATTCCGGCAACAAATCGATCACCAAGCGGCCCGTGGAGACGCTGTTGCAGGACGCCGAACTCATTCTGCCTGCCGGCATCACCTACGCGGCGCTCATTCTGCTCGGCACGCGCGCCGCACTCGGCCGCTTTCTCGCGCAGGCCGAGGTCATATTCGAGTACCGGGCGAAGGCTCGCCCCGGCCCTGCGAATCAGCGCGAGGAATTCCGCCAGGGGTTCTTCTTCTTCTACGACCGGGTGTGGGAGCTGGTGAACCTGCGAAATGACACGCAGCATTTCCAGGAGCGCCTCGTGATGCACCCCGTGCCGACGTTCAGCGAGATCGCGGTGCGCGAGGCGCTGCTGAATGCCGTCAGCCACCGCGACTACCGCCACGCCGGATCGGTCTTCGTCCGCCAGTATCCTCGCCGCATCGAGATCGTCAGCCCCGGCGGCTTCCCACCCGGCATCACAGCGGACAACATCCTCGACCAGCAGTTGCCTCGTAACCGTCGCATCGCCGAAACCTTTGCCCGCTGCGGTCTGGTCGAGCGCTCCGGCCAGGGCGCCGACCGGATCGTCGAAGAATGCGTCCGCCACGGCAAGCGTCTGCCGGACTACTCCCGCTCCGACGACAATCAGGTCTGGCTCACCCTCGACGGCGAGATTCGGGACGAGAAGTTCCTGAAGTACCTGGAGCGCGTCGGCGAGGAGACGCTCGATACCCTCGATCCGCACGACTTCCTGGTCCTGTCGTCCGTTGCGGAGGGCAAACGCCTCTCGACCGAACTTCAGCAGCACGTGCCGTCCCTGATCGAGAAGGGTCTCCTCGAACGCATCGGTCGCGGGAAGCCGATCCTCGCGCGCAAGCTCTACCAGCCCGAAGGCGAGTCTGCCGTCGCCGCCCGCAATCGGGAGTCGGTCCGCGACCAGACCAAGGCTCGGCTCATGCGGCACATCACGTCGAACCGGAAGACCGGCAGTTCGCTCAGGGAGTTGATGGCTGTCGTCCCCGATCTGACCCGCAATCAGGTCCAGGACCTGCTGAAGGAGCTGCGCCGAGAGGGCAAGTCGCACCCCGTCGGGGCCACCAGGTCGGCCCGCTGGTATCC encodes:
- a CDS encoding DUF3883 domain-containing protein, coding for MANLETITRGAAVRGILPDSLVTVSDVRWIGTVAIEVTYKDAAGKLGNELLYRDREPTLEIVEAGRPWSFDGDAGLFRLLSEANRIRLAYLFDPLLAVHTSLVEPLPHQITAVYSEMLLRQPLRFLLADDPGAGKTIMTGLLIKELVARGDLQRCLIVCPGNLAEQWQDELDRRFHLPFDIMTNDALEAARTGNWFTETPLAICRLDKLSRDEDTQAKLQQTDWDLIVCDEAHKLSATYFGNEVKYTKRYRLGQELSTLTRHFLLLTATPHNGKEADFQLFMALLDGDRFEGKFRDGVHVTDSSDMMRRLVKEQLLKFDGTPLFPERRAYTVNYALSDAEADLYKQVTDYVREEFNRAEALENEGRKGTVGFALTILQRRLASSPAAIYQSLRRRRERLEKRLREEQLLKRGAEAGIDLTVGLPALTADDIDDLEDAPDKEIEDTEEHVVDQASAARTITELKAEITQLQDLERTALRVRQSGTDRKWDELSRLLQNKSEMFDAHGHRRKLVIFTEHRDTLNYLAERIGALIGKPEAVVIIHGGIGREERRKAQESFTQDKEVEILVATDAAGEGINLQRAHLMVNYDLPWNPNRLEQRFGRIHRIGQTEVCHLWNLVAKDTREGEVYYRLLEKLDEERNALGGQVFDVLGQVTFEDKPLRQLLLEAIRYGDQPEVRARLYQVVDKALDRQHLRELVEGRALTHDAMDVSKVRQIREDMERAEARRLQPHFIAAFFLEAFKLLGGAIHEREAKRYEIKHVPAVIRTRDREIGRGDTVLSRYERITFEKALISVPGKPLAAFVCPGHPLLDATLDLVIERHRDLLKRGAILIDETDAGEQPRTLLYLEHAIQDARTDRAGNRRVVSKRLQFVEIDADGNAANAGPAPYLDYRPPTEDEASAIAQVPLPDWVRGDLESRAMEHAAIHMVPQHLDELRRRKEELLDKTKAAVQDRLTKEINYWDHRAAQLKDQELAGKVNAKLNSGLARQRADELTARLQKRLTEIEQERKLAALPPVVLGGALVVPVGLLRRLRGEPADTPSEFAIDTERSERLAMDAVAEIERRLGFVPRDVSAQNLGYDIESAIPGTGLLRFLEVKGRVQGAKTVTITKNEILTALNKPDEFILAIAVIDGDRADVRYVRRPFEKEPDFKATSVNYDLSALLAQAEAPA
- a CDS encoding putative DNA binding domain-containing protein, translating into MTVTLQQLQQWLTSRENEHLEFKEAKSNFHFDKLVKYCAALANEGGGSIVLGVTDKRPRKVVGSRVFTELERTKAGLIERLRLRIDGYEIAHPDGRVVVFTAPSRPIGVPISVEGAYWMRAGEDLAPMTPDMLRRIFDEAGPDYSAEVCRGATLADLEPAAITAFRTRWARHSGNKSITKRPVETLLQDAELILPAGITYAALILLGTRAALGRFLAQAEVIFEYRAKARPGPANQREEFRQGFFFFYDRVWELVNLRNDTQHFQERLVMHPVPTFSEIAVREALLNAVSHRDYRHAGSVFVRQYPRRIEIVSPGGFPPGITADNILDQQLPRNRRIAETFARCGLVERSGQGADRIVEECVRHGKRLPDYSRSDDNQVWLTLDGEIRDEKFLKYLERVGEETLDTLDPHDFLVLSSVAEGKRLSTELQQHVPSLIEKGLLERIGRGKPILARKLYQPEGESAVAARNRESVRDQTKARLMRHITSNRKTGSSLRELMAVVPDLTRNQVQDLLKELRREGKSHPVGATRSARWYPGGETEIAGGRR